The following are encoded in a window of Gossypium raimondii isolate GPD5lz chromosome 13, ASM2569854v1, whole genome shotgun sequence genomic DNA:
- the LOC105781759 gene encoding probable 2-oxoglutarate-dependent dioxygenase AOP1, whose translation MSVDAKIEFPVIEFRSSDLERGTNGWYRLCKKVREACEIFGCFEVVYDTISTKVREEMFRLMKELVEVPVERKQKNTSPLPYHGWVGPCTQVSLLYEGFGLGDVSNYDSVKNFAQLMWPEGHPRFCDTIHTMGTQLEVLNKLILLMIIDSYGLSEDSLKINYTTSMRMMKYMTPPPGEYETGLFAHTDKPVSTIICEDQIPGLEIEVNDGQWIKLTNLSPSSFVFMVGDPLKAWSNGRLKSTKHRVMMSGDKDRFSIAAFIMPNEGTIIKTPKELIDEEHPQLFKDFDFMKFFFFAFSNPARHIDSGQLLYDFVALSPPVSNGHMDK comes from the exons ATGAGTGTTGACGCTAAGATTGAGTTTCCAGTCATTGAGTTCCGTTCATCGGATTTGGAGCGAGGAACCAATGGGTGGTACCGATTGTGCAAGAAAGTTCGAGAGGCTTGTGAGATTTTCGGTTGTTTTGAGGTGGTATATGACACGATTTCAACGAAAGTTCGAGAGGAGATGTTTAGGTTGATGAAAGAACTAGTTGAGGTCCCAGTGGAGAGGAAACAAAAGAACACTAGTCCCCTGCCTTACCATGGCTGGGTTGGACCATGCACTCAAGTTTCTTTGTTGTATGAAGGCTTTGGACTTGGAGATGTCTCCAACTATGATTCTGTTAAAAACTTTGCTCAACTTATGTGGCCCGAAGGTCACCCACGTTTTTG TGACACTATACATACCATGGGAACACAATTGGAGGTGCTAAACAAGTTAATCTTGTTAATGATAATTGATAGCTATGGATTATCAGAGGACTCACTGAAGATAAACTACACAACGTCAATGCGGATGATGAAATACATGACCCCTCCACCGGGGGAGTATGAGACAGGACTCTTTGCTCATACTGATAAACCGGTCAGCACAATAATTTGTGAGGATCAAATTCCAGGATTGGAAATTGAGGTCAATGATGGTCAATGGATCAAGCTGACTAATTTATCTCCTTCTTCTTTTGTCTTCATGGTTGGAGATCCTCTCAag gcATGGAGTAATGGGAGATTGAAATCAACGAAACACAGAGTGATGATGAGCGGAGACAAAGATCGTTTTTCTATAGCAGCTTTTATCATGCCAAATGAGGGTACCATAATCAAGACACCCAAAGAGCTTATAGATGAGGAACATCCTCAACTTTTCAAGGACTTTGATTTCATGAAATTCTTCTTTTTTGCCTTCTCAAACCCAGCAAGGCACATTGATAGTGGCCAGCTGCTCTATGACTTTGTTGCTCTCTCACCACCAGTTTCCAATGGCCATATGGACAAGTAA